One window from the genome of Anomaloglossus baeobatrachus isolate aAnoBae1 unplaced genomic scaffold, aAnoBae1.hap1 Scaffold_5326, whole genome shotgun sequence encodes:
- the LOC142283173 gene encoding C3a anaphylatoxin chemotactic receptor-like translates to SPNNNNFHDYDNIVQKTLITIFSIVFALGIIGNGFVIWIAGFRMKNTISAVWFLHLAIADFLCCASLPMRIIEWVAYHTHTTHFVHCILNIFLLNINMTSSVLLLTAMSIDRWVSVMWPFWAKVHRTCNVVRICAAIIWGLSLIVAGLVFYSYRYGATYHSELCVFYYYSNLYNPDLHHIILLIRFVTMFVFPFLIIVTFYVTTFCKLRKSKRPQRSERSFRIITAVILCFFICWLPYYIFPLVTRYYVHVLLTPILHTIVIILACLNSCMKPIIYVYMGPGFRQGFFRSIPARVEGALSEHPNDLCREGDGGNIHSTEV, encoded by the coding sequence GTCACCTAACAATAACAACTTTCATGATTATGATAACATCGTACAGAAGACATTGATTACAATTTTCAGCATTGTCTTTGCTCTCGGGATTATCGGTAATGGATTTGTCATCTGGATTGCCGGATTCAGGATGAAGAACACAATCAGTGCCGTGTGGTTCCTCCACCTGGCCATCgcggacttcctgtgctgtgcgtctCTGCCTATGAGGATTATTGAGTGGGttgcatatcacacacacaccacacattttGTACATTGCATATTGAACATTTTCCTGTTAAATATAAACATGACCTCCAGTGTTCTCCTCCTGACGGCCATGAGTATTGACCGCTGGGTGTCCGTCATGTGGCCATTCTGGGCCAAAGTCCATAGAACCTGTAATGTGGTGAGAATCTGTGCAGCGATCATCTGGGGGCTGAGCCTCATTGTAGCGGGATTAGTCTTTTATTCATATAGATACGGTGCAACTTATCATAGTGAATTGTGTGTATTTTATTATTACTCCAATCTTTATAACCCAGATTTACATCACATAATTCTGCTGATCAGATTTGTTACAATGTTTGTTTTCCCTTTTCTCATCATCGTTACCTTTTATGTCACCACTTTCTGCAAACTGAGAAAAAGTAAGAGACCCCAGAGATCTGAGAGATCCTTCAGGATCATCACCGCTGTTATACTGTGTTTCTTCATCTGCTGGCTTCCATATTACATCTTCCCACTAGTAACAAGGTATTACGTACATGTCCTTCTAACCCCAATTCTACACACAATTGTGATCATCCTGGCTTGTCTTAACAGCTGCATGAAACCAATCATTTATGTCTATATGGGACCGGGTTTCCGACAAGGTTTCTTCAGATCCATCCCCGCCAGGGTAGAAGGAGCCTTAAGTGAACATCCTAATGACCTGTGCAGAGAAGGAGATGGAGGAAATATTCACTCTACTGAAGTGTAA